ATGCGAAGCGAGCCGCTCTTGATCTTGATCTGCTTTTGATCTCAGGCGCCCCGTTAAACCACGCTGGCCGAACGCAGGCTTGAATCCGTGGGTAACCCGGCAGGACGCCGGGTTAGCCGCACTGGGCCATGGATGGCCCATTGCGGCGGCCCACGGATTCAAGCCGGAGAGAGGGCACACCGAGCCTAAGCGAGGTGCCGAGTGGTGGGGCAAGAGCGTTTTGCTTACTTTTGCGCTTTTCAAAAGTGAGCCGCCGTCAGGGCGGAACCCTAATTGGCCGTTACCTAAATAATGGATATGTACTCGATCTGATCCAACATCCTGGTCGGCCCAGAGGCCGCCATCGGGGGCAAGCCCCCTCCCACATTTGGTTTTGCGTACATCAGGGGGGTAAGATGGCGGCCTTCCCAGCAGCCCCGCCAACAATAAGCCCTGCCCATGCCCTTCGAACTCAGCGTTGACCTGACTACCCTCGCCATTCTCGCCGCCGTGGCCTTTGTTGCCGGTTTCATCGACGCCATCGCCGGCGGCGGCGGCCTGCTCACCACCCCTGCCCTGCTCACCGCCGGCATGCCACCGCACCTGGTGCTGGGCACCAACAAGCTCAGCTCCACCTTTGGCTCGGCGACCGCCAGCTTTACCTTCTACCGCCGCAAGCTGTTCCACCCGCGCCAATGGGTGCACGCCATCGTCGGTACATTGATTGGCGCGCTGGCCGGCGCCGTGGTCGCGCACTATTTGCCCGCCGAAACCCTGAACAAGATGCTGCCGGTGATCGTGTTCGCCTGTGGGGTGTACCTGCTGTTCGGCGGCACGCCCAAGGCGCCGCTGGATGCCGAGGCACCCATCAAGAAGAAATGGCAGGCCACCCAGGGCTTCGGCCTGGGTTTCTACGACGGCGTGGCCGGGCCCGGCACCGGCGCGTTCTGGACCGTGAGCACGATGCTGCTGCACCCGATCGATCTGGTGAAGGCCAGCGGCGTGGCGCGCAGCATGAACTTCGTCAGCAACGCGGCGGCGCTGAGCGTTTTCATCATCAACGGCTCGGTGGACTGGATCGTCGGCCTGGCGATGGGCATCTCGGTAATGGGGGGCGCATTCTTTGGCGCACGCAGCGCCATCAGCGGCGGCGCCAAGTTCATTCGCCCGGTGTTCATCACCGTGGTGCTCGGCCTGACCGTGCGTCTAGCCTGGCAGCACTGGTTCAGCGTGGCCTAGGCGACGGGCCACATAGAGGTCGATCAGGTAACGCGCAATCGAGCGTGACGCCGGCAGCGGCGGCAGGTGGTGGATGCTGAACCACTGCGCGTCTTCGATCTCGTCGGCCTGGGGCACGATGTCGCCACCGGCATACTCGGCATGGAAACCCAGCATCATCGAATGCGGGAACGGCCAGCACTGGCTGCCCATGTACTGCAGATTCTTGACCTCCACCTGCACTTCCTCACGTACTTCGCGGATCAGGCAGTCTTCGGCCGACTCGCCCGGCTCGGCAAAGCCGGCCAGGGTGCTGTAGACCCCGGTGACAAAGCGTGGCGAGCGTGCCAGCAGAATCTCGTCACCACGGGTCACCAGCACGATCATGCTCGGCGAAATCCTTGGATAGCTGCGCAGGTCGCAGGGTTGGCAGTACATCGCCCGCTCCCGTGGCACCTGGACCATGGCCTGGCCGCAACTGCCGCAGAAGCGGTGCTCGCGCGCCCAGGTACCGATCTGCGCGGCATAGCCCAGCAGTTTGTACAGGGTGTGATCGCCTTGCAGCATGAAACTGCGCAGGCCCTGCCAGCTGCAACCCGGCACCTGGGCAGCACCGTTGACTTCCAGCAGGTACACCGGCTCGCCATCGAGATGCCCGATGCCGTGTTCGGCAAATACCGAGAGGTCCTGCCGCTTGAGCCACTCGCGAGGGAACAGCGGCCCGTTGGCATCCTGCAGAAAGCCGTCGCGGCTGCGGGCCACGGCCCAGCCGCCGGCGGCGTCGTTGTCCAGCAGCGTTGTGGTAATCCAGCCTGGGGTCATATCAATCAATCCACGAATTCGGGTGTCTGTTTGCTCATATGGGCCGCGATGGCCACGCGCAAGTCGTTGGATTGCAACATAGCCGCGTTCCAGGTGGCAACGTATTCCAGGCCATCATTGATGCTGTGGTCGCGCATATAGCTGATCATCGCCTTGGTGCCGGTGACGGCAATCGGCGACTTGGCGGCGATTTCACGGGCGATGGCCATGACGCCCGCCAACAGGCTGGCCGGGTCGGCGTACACACGATTGACCAGGCCGATGCTGCGCGCTTCTTCTGCGCCAAACTGACGACCGGTGTAGGCCAGCTCGCGCAACATGCCGTCGCCGACGATGCGCGGCAGGCGCTGCAAGGTGCCGACGTCGGCGGCCATGCCCATGTCGACTTCCTTGATCGAGAACTGCGCGTCCTCGGCGGCGTAGCGCATGTCGCAGGCGCTGATCAGGTCAATGGCACCGCCGATGCAATAGCCGTGGATCGCTGCCAGCACCGGCTTGCGGCAGGTGTCGACCGCATTGAACGAGGCTTGCAGTTCGAGGATCTTGCGCCGCAGCACGCGCGCGTTGCGGCCCACGTCCTTGCCCAGTTCATTGGCCACCGAGGCCAGCATCATCAGGTCGATGCCGGAGGAAAAGTGCTTGCCGGCACCGCTGAGCACCACCGCGCGCACGGCGTCGGTGTCTTCGATCCATTGGAAGATATCGATGATTTCGCTCCAGAACGCCGCGTTCATCGCGTTGATCTTTTCCGGGCGGTTGATCTGCACATGGGCAACGTTGCCGTTGAGTTCGACGACGAAAGCTTGGTATTCGGACATGGCAGTGATCCCTGACTGGCGAGTGATAAGGCCTGAACTATAACAAGGGCAGGCAACGGCGCATCGGCCAAAAGCGGGACTGGCAAAAAACCTTGCCAGGCGCCATCCTTGGCGCTTTAAGCCGCCCCACTGCGGCGTTCGACGTTTGAAGGATATGCCCCATGCACGCCCAGCCCCTCACCCCCGCCGATTTCGACCTGATCGAAGAAACCCTGCTCAAGTACGGCGACGACCATTCGGTGCTGAACTTGGCTGAACTCGACGGCTATCTCACGGCATTGGTCTCCAGCCCGACGCAGGTGGAGATCGCCGAGTGGTTTCCGGCGATCTGGGGCGGGCAGAACCCGAAGTGGGAAAGCTCCGAAGAGGCCGGGCAGTTCCTGGACCTGTGTGTACGCCACTTCAATACGCTGGCGACGCAACTGGCCGGCGATTCCAGTGAGTTCAAGGCCCTGTTCGATGAAAAAGAGCACCACGGCCAAACCGTGACCCTCGCCGAAGAATGGTGCTTTGGCTATATCCGTGGCGCCGCCATCGGCAACTGGCCGGCGTTGCCCGCCGAACTGGCCGTTCAGTTCGAAAAGATCTCCTGGTGCGCCGAGCAGGATAATTTCGAGTTGCCGGCGGACCTGGATGTGCGGGCCCACCAGCAACAGGTCAGCCAAATCGAACCGGCAGCCCGGGCGCTGCACGATTACTGGCTGAGCCAGCGCTAAATCTCGACAAGCACCGCACCTTTGGCCGATTATTCGGGTCCGCCCCGTCGGCCACTCCATGCCACCTCGCCTTGATCAGGAGCCTTGTCCCTTGAGTTCGCAGAAAACCGTGACCGTTACACCGCCCAACTTTCCTCTCAACGGCAAGGTCGCGCCCCCCGGCTCCAAATCCATTACCAACCGCGCCCTGTTGCTGGCGGCCCTGGCCAACGGCACCAGCCGCTTGAGCGGCGCCCTGAAGAGCGACGACACCCGCCACATGTCGGTAGCCCTTCGGCAGATGGGCGTGACCATCGACGAGCCGGACGACACCACCTTCGTGGTCACCGGCCACGGCAAGCTGCAATGGCCGGCGCAGCCGCTGTTCCTCGGCAACGCCGGCACCGCCATGCGCTTTCTCACCGCCGCCGTCGCCACCGTGGACGGCACTGTGGTGCTGGACGGCGACCACTA
This genomic stretch from Pseudomonas orientalis harbors:
- a CDS encoding crotonase/enoyl-CoA hydratase family protein translates to MSEYQAFVVELNGNVAHVQINRPEKINAMNAAFWSEIIDIFQWIEDTDAVRAVVLSGAGKHFSSGIDLMMLASVANELGKDVGRNARVLRRKILELQASFNAVDTCRKPVLAAIHGYCIGGAIDLISACDMRYAAEDAQFSIKEVDMGMAADVGTLQRLPRIVGDGMLRELAYTGRQFGAEEARSIGLVNRVYADPASLLAGVMAIAREIAAKSPIAVTGTKAMISYMRDHSINDGLEYVATWNAAMLQSNDLRVAIAAHMSKQTPEFVD
- a CDS encoding UPF0149 family protein, with amino-acid sequence MHAQPLTPADFDLIEETLLKYGDDHSVLNLAELDGYLTALVSSPTQVEIAEWFPAIWGGQNPKWESSEEAGQFLDLCVRHFNTLATQLAGDSSEFKALFDEKEHHGQTVTLAEEWCFGYIRGAAIGNWPALPAELAVQFEKISWCAEQDNFELPADLDVRAHQQQVSQIEPAARALHDYWLSQR
- the nudC gene encoding NAD(+) diphosphatase, which produces MTPGWITTTLLDNDAAGGWAVARSRDGFLQDANGPLFPREWLKRQDLSVFAEHGIGHLDGEPVYLLEVNGAAQVPGCSWQGLRSFMLQGDHTLYKLLGYAAQIGTWAREHRFCGSCGQAMVQVPRERAMYCQPCDLRSYPRISPSMIVLVTRGDEILLARSPRFVTGVYSTLAGFAEPGESAEDCLIREVREEVQVEVKNLQYMGSQCWPFPHSMMLGFHAEYAGGDIVPQADEIEDAQWFSIHHLPPLPASRSIARYLIDLYVARRLGHAEPVLPG
- a CDS encoding TSUP family transporter; the encoded protein is MPFELSVDLTTLAILAAVAFVAGFIDAIAGGGGLLTTPALLTAGMPPHLVLGTNKLSSTFGSATASFTFYRRKLFHPRQWVHAIVGTLIGALAGAVVAHYLPAETLNKMLPVIVFACGVYLLFGGTPKAPLDAEAPIKKKWQATQGFGLGFYDGVAGPGTGAFWTVSTMLLHPIDLVKASGVARSMNFVSNAAALSVFIINGSVDWIVGLAMGISVMGGAFFGARSAISGGAKFIRPVFITVVLGLTVRLAWQHWFSVA